From a region of the Rhipicephalus microplus isolate Deutch F79 chromosome X, USDA_Rmic, whole genome shotgun sequence genome:
- the LOC142777368 gene encoding uncharacterized protein LOC142777368 — protein MTRALVARDSLLKDLAGSFTLSSRTHVEVRSFSGVRIEKLFSLIAHSLADVHVVVLHVGTNNVGEAPLVLIARFRSLISRILDVNSSIRVVVSAILPRQASLRKCQWALSVGELEAFNTDAGETNAILQALCHKNGYGFVNGTRELMGMLKADGVHPTNRGSQMVAKMAGTFGIK, from the exons atgacccGTGCACTCGTTGCCAGAGACTCATTGTTGAAGGACCTCGCAGGGTCTTTCACATTGAGCTCCAGGACACATGTCGAGGTTCGCTCATTCAGCGGTGTGCGGATCGAGAAATTGTTCTCTTTAATTGCTCATTCTCTGGCAGATGTGCACGTGGTCGTTCTTCACGTTGGCACTAACAATGTCGGTGAAGCACCCCTCGTGCTGATTGCCAGGTTCCGATCACTGATCTCCAGAATTCTTGATGTCAATTCATCAATCCGTGTTGTAGTGTCTGCAATTCTGCCGAGACAAGCGAGTTTGCGCAAGTGCCAGTGGGCGCTGTCTGTCGGAGAATTGGAGGCGTTCAACACGGATGCCGGGGAGACGAATGCCATTTTGCAGGCGCTGTGCCACAAGAACGGCTACGGTTTCGTGAACGGCACACGCGAGCTGATGGGGATGCTGAAAGCTGACGGCGTGCACCCGACGAATCGTGGTAGCCAG atggtcgccaaaatggctgggacatttggcataaaatga